A part of Rhodamnia argentea isolate NSW1041297 chromosome 8, ASM2092103v1, whole genome shotgun sequence genomic DNA contains:
- the LOC115738228 gene encoding linoleate 13S-lipoxygenase 2-1, chloroplastic-like isoform X4 has product MLKPQLPQSPPASPTLVPLAKPSSQGNGGEIKEVASPAAIEKSLSVKAVVTVKSSAGGLFSEIGILGGVNMITDLVGRTLLLELVSAEVDPKTGQEKGTIKGYAHKKSQSTEEATYEHEFEVGEEFGEVGAILVENEHHKEMYLKDIVLEGFVGGPVNITCNSWVHSKFDNPQKRVFFTNKCYLPTETPSGLRRLREEELVILRGDGQGERKSYERIYDYDVYNDLGDPDSGVDKKRPVLGGQELPYPRRCRTGRPRCKTDPQSESKSSSIYVPRDEEFSTIKELTFSAKTVYSVVHAVLPSLETAIVDTDLGFPNFTAIDELFNEVGDVPMLTKQGFLKDLFPRLVKTVADATEDVLRFETPETMKRDKFFWFSDEEFARQTLAGINPYTIQLVTEWPLRSELDPKIYGPPESVITTEIIEREIKGFMTVDEAIKQKKMFMLDYHDLLLPYVNKVRQLKGTTLYGSRTLFFLTPDETLKPLAIELTRPPTVDGKPQWKQVFTPSCHSTGMWLWRLAKAHVLAHDSGYHQLVSHWLRTHCATEPYIIATNRQLSEMHPIYKLLQPHFRYTMEINALARGNLINGDGIIETTFSPGKYSMELSAVAYDKQWQFDLQGLPNDLISRGLAMEDPTEPHGLKLAIEDYPFANDGLLLWDIINEWVTGYVNHYYPDSTRIVSDMELQSWWTEIRTVGHGDKKDSLGWPDLKSPSDLIHIITTIVWVASGHHAAVNFGQYTYAGYFPNRPTIARTKMPVEDPTEEELKIFWDKPEDTLLHCFPSQIQATKVMAVLDVLSNHSPDEEYLGQYPELAWTEEPAINVAFERFNERLKEFDGIIDARNTDQSFKNRNGAGIVPYELLKPFSEPGVTGKGVPYSISI; this is encoded by the exons atgtTGAAGCCACAGCTTCCTCAATCCCCACCTGCCTCCCCAACCTTGGTCCCATTAGCCAAGCCATCTAGCCAAGGCAATGGCGGTGAGATCAAAGAGGTTGCCAGCCCGGCCGCTATCGAGAAGTCGCTGTCCGTCAAAGCGGTAGTGACCGTGAAATCCAGCGCCGGTGGGTTGTTCTCGGAAATCGGGATACTCGGAGGGGTCAATATGATTACTGATCTGGTGGGAAGAACACTCTTGTTGGAGCTTGTTAGTGCAGAGGTTGACCCCA AGACGGGACAAGAGAAGGGCACAATCAAAGGGTACGCGCACAAGAAGAGCCAAAGCACGGAGGAGGCGACATACGAGCACGAGTTCGAGGTCGGAGAGGAGTTCGGGGAGGTCGGGGCGATTCTCGTGGAGAATGAGCACCACAAGGAGATGTACCTCAAGGACATCGTCCTCGAAGGGTTCGTAGGCGGTCCAGTTAACATCACATGCAACTCATGGGTTCATTCCAAGTTCGACAACCCACAGAAGAGGGTCTTCTTCACCAATAAG TGCTATTTACCGACGGAAACGCCGAGCGGGCTAAGGAGACTGAGAGAGGAAGAGCTGGTGATCCTGCGTGGGGACGGCCAAGGCGAGAGAAAGTCGTACGAGAGGATATACGATTACGATGTGTACAACGACCTCGGAGATCCGGACAGCGGCGTGGATAAGAAGAGACCGGTGCTTGGTGGCCAAGAGCTTCCGTACCCTAGAAGGTGCCGGACCGGGCGCCCTCGGTGCAAGACCG ATCCACAATCGGAATCGAAGAGCAGTAGCATATACGTGCCTCGAGATGAAGAGTTCTCTACAATAAAGGAATTGACGTTCTCGGCGAAGACGGTGTATTCGGTGGTGCATGCGGTGTTGCCGTCGCTAGAGACGGCAATAGTCGACACCGACCTGGGGTTCCCCAACTTCACCGCCATCGATGAGCTCTTCAATGAAGTTGGCGACGTGCCCATGTTGACGAAGCAAGGCTTCCTCAAGGACCTCTTCCCTCGGCTGGTCAAGACCGTCGCCGATGCCACCGAAGATGTCTTGCGCTTCGAAACCCCTGAAACCATGAAGC GAGACAAATTCTTTTGGTTTAGTGATGAAGAGTTCGCTCGTCAAACCCTAGCAGGAATTAACCCTTACACAATCCAGTTGGTCACG GAATGGCCCTTGAGAAGCGAGCTCGACCCTAAGATCTACGGTCCGCCCGAATCGGTCATCACGACAGAAATCATCGAAAGGGAAATCAAAGGCTTCATGACAGTTGACGAG GccataaagcaaaagaagatgTTCATGCTAGACTACCACGACCTGCTCCTACCGTACGTGAACAAAGTGAGGCAGCTCAAGGGGACAACCCTCTATGGGTCGAGGACACTCTTCTTCTTGACCCCGGATGAGACGTTGAAGCCACTCGCCATCGAGCTCACACGGCCGCCCACCGTCGACGGGAAGCCGCAATGGAAGCAGGTGTTCACCCCATCATGCCACTCCACCGGCATGTGGCTTTGGCGGCTCGCCAAGGCCCATGTCCTCGCCCACGACTCTGGATACCATCAGCTCGTCAGCCACTG GTTACGGACTCATTGTGCTACGGAACCCTACATAATAGCGACAAACCGGCAATTGAGCGAGATGCACCCGATCTACAAGTTGTTGCAACCGCACTTCCGGTACACGATGGAGATCAATGCTCTGGCTCGTGGGAATCTCATCAACGGCGACGGCATTATTGAGACCACCTTCTCTCCCGGCAAGTATTCCATGGAGCTCAGCGCTGTCGCCTACGACAAGCAGTGGCAATTCGACTTACAAGGCTTGCCCAATGACTTGATCAGCAG GGGGTTGGCGATGGAGGACCCGACGGAACCTCACGGCCTCAAGCTAGCGATCGAAGACTACCCCTTCGCTAACGACGGCCTCCTCTTGTGGGACATTATCAATGAGTGGGTCACCGGCTACGTCAACCACTACTACCCCGACTCGACCCGTATCGTGTCGGACATGGAGCTCCAATCTTGGTGGACCGAGATCCGGACCGTTGGCCACGGTGACAAGAAAGACTCCCTCGGGTGGCCCGACCTCAAGAGCCCATCTGACCTCATCCACATTATCACCACCATCGTTTGGGTCGCCTCCGGCCATCATGCTGCCGTCAACTTCGGCCAGTACACCTATGCCGGCTACTTCCCGAACCGCCCCACCATTGCCCGAACCAAGATGCCCGTCGAGGACCCGACGGAAGAAGAGCTCAAGATCTTCTGGGATAAGCCTGAGGACACGCTCCTCCATTGCTTCCCATCGCAGATACAGGCGACAAAGGTGATGGCAGTCCTCGACGTTCTGTCGAACCATTCACCGGATGAGGAGTACCTGGGACAATATCCAGAACTGGCATGGACGGAGGAGCCGGCGATAAACGTGGCATTCGAGAGGTTCAATGAGAGGCTGAAGGAGTTTGACGGCATCATCGATGCGAGGAACACTGACCAAAGTTTTAAGAATCGGAACGGAGCTGGGATCGTGCCATATGAGCTCTTGAAGCCGTTCTCTGAGCCTGGTGTGACCGGGAAGGGAGTTCCATACAGCATTTCCATTTGA